One segment of Sphingomonas telluris DNA contains the following:
- a CDS encoding aspartate aminotransferase family protein: MTSAHVFHRFTSARPPIATHGEGIYLFDAEGRRYVDACGGAAVSCLGHAHPEIAAAVAEQVAKLEYVHTGFFTSEAAEELADTMAEMSPGLERVWFTGSGSEAIEAALKLARQYHLERGDIGRSRVITRRQSYHGNTLGALAAGGSVWRRAPYEPLLIEVPEIDTCFEYRFAEPGETAEAYGRRAAQALDDEIVRLGPDTVIAFLAETIVGATAGAVPPAGDYLRQVRETCDRHGVLLILDEVMCGSGRTGTFLACEQYGVVPDILTLGKGLGAGYQPIGAVMCTSEVYDAVASGSGALKHGQTYNAHPVGCAAGLAVQRVIRRDRLLKRVCEAGEQLSNLLEARFANHPNVGDIRGVGLLRAIELVKDRATKAPFDPALALHQRAKEDAFERGLLIYPGGGTIDGRSGDHILLAPPYHVTDGELELIVDLLAKTLDSILPS, encoded by the coding sequence ATGACCTCGGCGCACGTTTTTCACCGCTTCACATCGGCGCGCCCCCCAATCGCCACTCACGGCGAAGGCATTTACCTCTTCGATGCCGAAGGCCGTCGGTATGTCGATGCGTGCGGCGGAGCGGCGGTCTCGTGCCTCGGGCATGCGCACCCGGAGATCGCAGCGGCAGTGGCGGAGCAGGTCGCCAAGCTCGAATATGTTCACACCGGTTTCTTCACGTCCGAAGCAGCCGAAGAGCTTGCGGATACGATGGCGGAGATGTCGCCGGGGCTCGAACGGGTCTGGTTTACGGGCAGCGGCTCGGAGGCGATCGAGGCAGCGCTGAAGCTTGCTCGCCAATACCATCTGGAGCGCGGAGACATCGGCAGAAGCCGCGTCATCACGCGTCGGCAGAGCTATCACGGCAATACGCTCGGTGCGCTCGCCGCCGGCGGAAGCGTCTGGCGGCGCGCGCCTTACGAGCCGCTGCTGATCGAGGTGCCGGAGATCGATACGTGCTTCGAATATCGCTTCGCGGAGCCGGGCGAGACTGCTGAGGCTTACGGTCGCCGTGCTGCGCAGGCCCTCGATGACGAGATCGTTCGGCTTGGCCCGGATACGGTGATTGCCTTTCTGGCCGAGACGATCGTGGGAGCTACCGCCGGCGCCGTTCCGCCGGCCGGCGATTATCTCCGGCAAGTCCGCGAGACTTGCGATCGCCATGGCGTTCTCCTCATCCTCGACGAAGTCATGTGCGGAAGTGGGCGAACGGGCACCTTCCTGGCCTGCGAACAATATGGGGTCGTTCCCGATATTCTCACGCTCGGAAAGGGCCTTGGTGCCGGTTACCAGCCCATCGGGGCGGTCATGTGCACGAGCGAGGTCTATGACGCGGTTGCGAGCGGTTCGGGGGCGTTGAAGCACGGCCAGACGTACAATGCCCACCCCGTTGGGTGCGCGGCAGGGCTTGCAGTCCAGCGCGTCATACGGCGCGATCGGCTTCTCAAGCGGGTTTGTGAGGCGGGTGAGCAATTGAGCAACCTGCTTGAAGCTCGCTTCGCCAACCATCCCAACGTGGGCGACATACGCGGTGTGGGTCTTTTGCGGGCCATCGAACTCGTGAAGGATCGCGCGACTAAGGCGCCGTTCGATCCCGCACTCGCGCTGCATCAGCGCGCTAAGGAGGACGCATTCGAACGCGGGCTGCTGATCTATCCGGGCGGAGGCACGATCGACGGCCGCAGCGGTGACCACATCCTGCTCGCGCCGCCCTACCACGTCACCGACGGCGAACTCGAACTGATCGTCGACCTGCTCGCCAAAACCCTGGATTCGATACTGCCCTCATGA
- a CDS encoding LacI family DNA-binding transcriptional regulator, protein MSKRNFTIDDVAEAAGVARVTVSRVLNNEQNVRPETREKVRRAVEALGYSVNPQARALASGINRTILLIHSHDPDREPNSYYHSGLELGALRACSALGYDLITRAVDPANANRARLLSSFIERERPAGIVLPPPLSDDVQLLEDVKSAGVRVVAVSAGEHARSVVAGAGIDECAGGRAMGEYLLSLGHRRIGFVKGPPDHLAAALRYDGFVDALRQSGIEEEPWSASGDFTFKSGVEAAERLLQETGQVTALACANDDMAAGAMLAIHRAHLDIPGDISVMGFDDTPMSDIIWPPLTTIRQPIKDIAERVVHILVDAAFDEVAPYETLPHELIVRESTAPPKSHRHVA, encoded by the coding sequence GTGAGCAAACGCAACTTCACGATCGACGATGTCGCCGAGGCCGCCGGAGTCGCTCGAGTCACCGTCTCGCGGGTGCTCAACAACGAGCAGAACGTGCGGCCAGAGACCCGAGAGAAGGTTCGCCGGGCCGTCGAAGCCCTAGGCTATTCGGTCAATCCGCAGGCCCGGGCTCTAGCGAGCGGCATAAACCGAACGATCCTGCTCATCCATTCTCACGATCCCGACCGCGAGCCGAACAGCTACTATCATTCCGGCCTTGAGCTTGGAGCGCTTCGCGCTTGCTCGGCGCTCGGCTACGACCTCATTACCAGGGCGGTCGATCCGGCCAACGCCAACAGGGCTCGCTTGCTTTCGTCTTTTATCGAACGCGAGCGTCCGGCGGGTATCGTGCTCCCTCCGCCCTTGTCCGACGACGTGCAGCTCCTGGAGGACGTGAAAAGCGCTGGCGTCCGAGTAGTCGCCGTTTCGGCGGGCGAGCATGCCCGAAGCGTGGTCGCCGGCGCCGGCATCGACGAATGCGCGGGTGGAAGGGCGATGGGAGAATATCTTCTGTCGCTGGGTCATCGGCGGATCGGCTTCGTGAAGGGGCCCCCGGACCATCTGGCCGCAGCGCTCCGTTACGACGGATTTGTCGACGCGCTCCGCCAGTCCGGCATCGAAGAAGAGCCGTGGTCCGCTTCGGGCGACTTTACCTTCAAATCGGGAGTCGAGGCGGCTGAGCGGCTCCTGCAGGAGACGGGACAGGTGACAGCTCTCGCCTGCGCCAACGACGACATGGCTGCTGGTGCCATGCTGGCCATCCATCGTGCTCATCTCGATATTCCTGGCGATATCTCAGTGATGGGTTTCGACGACACGCCGATGTCGGACATCATCTGGCCGCCGCTGACGACGATCCGGCAGCCGATCAAGGACATCGCCGAGCGCGTCGTTCACATCCTGGTTGACGCCGCTTTCGACGAAGTCGCGCCTTACGAAACGTTGCCTCACGAGCTCATCGTGCGGGAATCGACGGCGCCGCCAAAATCTCACCGTCACGTCGCTTGA
- a CDS encoding P1 family peptidase: MRLALALLAMVVAANQADARARDLGVPFEGSPGPLNAITDVRGVEVGQKTLIDGEGPLKFGVGPVRTGVTVVFPRGHADPRPVYGGFFNLNGNGEMTGRAYLDDFGIVQGPIGITDTNGVGQVYAGIQQWSAKHFSSATWPVVAETWSGYLNDLEGFHVTADTAIAALDTARSGSVEEGNVGGGTGMVCFGFKGGIGTASRVVSLADRSYTLGVLVQCNTGDRKVLRIAGAPVGAALAKRWLPCFDPKLAAKPGDLPACTADGSRGLPSPDEGSIIIVVGTDAPLMPKQLDRVAKRAAMGLARLGSYSGNGSGDLIVSFSTAPAEVNHEDQQKPDAVMPVANANIDPLLEATVQATEEAIVNALVAARTMTGANGARYFGIPHDELRTILKSYNRLEARK, encoded by the coding sequence ATGAGGCTTGCGCTCGCGCTCCTCGCGATGGTCGTCGCGGCGAACCAAGCGGATGCGCGAGCACGCGACCTCGGCGTTCCGTTCGAAGGTTCGCCCGGACCGCTGAACGCGATCACGGACGTGCGCGGTGTGGAGGTCGGCCAAAAGACGCTGATTGATGGCGAGGGGCCGCTGAAGTTCGGCGTGGGGCCGGTGCGCACTGGTGTGACCGTCGTATTCCCGCGCGGTCATGCCGATCCGCGCCCCGTTTACGGTGGCTTCTTCAACCTCAACGGCAATGGCGAGATGACGGGCCGCGCCTATCTCGACGACTTCGGCATCGTGCAGGGACCGATCGGCATTACCGACACGAACGGCGTCGGGCAGGTCTATGCCGGTATCCAGCAATGGAGCGCCAAGCATTTCTCAAGCGCGACCTGGCCGGTCGTCGCCGAGACCTGGAGCGGCTATCTCAACGATCTCGAAGGCTTTCACGTTACTGCCGACACGGCAATTGCGGCTCTGGACACGGCTCGCTCGGGTTCCGTGGAGGAAGGAAACGTCGGCGGCGGGACCGGCATGGTCTGCTTCGGCTTCAAGGGCGGCATCGGCACTGCGTCGCGTGTCGTGTCCCTGGCCGATCGAAGCTACACTCTCGGCGTGCTTGTCCAATGCAATACGGGCGATCGGAAGGTACTGCGGATCGCTGGCGCGCCCGTCGGCGCAGCGCTAGCGAAGCGCTGGCTTCCCTGCTTCGATCCGAAGCTCGCGGCGAAGCCTGGCGATCTGCCCGCTTGCACCGCTGACGGATCGAGAGGCCTGCCGTCGCCTGACGAAGGGTCGATCATCATCGTGGTTGGCACCGATGCCCCGCTGATGCCGAAGCAGCTCGACCGCGTGGCCAAGCGCGCTGCCATGGGTTTGGCGCGGCTCGGTTCCTACTCGGGCAACGGTTCGGGCGATCTGATCGTCAGCTTCTCGACTGCGCCGGCTGAAGTGAACCATGAAGACCAGCAGAAGCCGGACGCGGTCATGCCCGTCGCGAACGCGAACATCGATCCATTGTTAGAAGCAACTGTGCAGGCGACAGAGGAAGCGATCGTCAACGCGCTCGTCGCTGCCCGCACGATGACCGGCGCGAACGGAGCACGATACTTCGGCATCCCGCACGACGAGCTCCGCACCATTCTGAAGAGCTACAACCGGCTAGAGGCCCGCAAATGA
- a CDS encoding aldehyde dehydrogenase family protein, with the protein MNLPRVTYSNTGEDFSGVHAFLDEIIPDAEARLFGNIRPGLIGGLDRPEGHVVTARSPIDYSVILGDFPQADGAIVDEAVEAARSAYPSWRAMGWQRRIAILRSGADVLEERKWDLSVACLIEVGKSRLEAVGEVEEAIDLVRHYCDEMERTDGFREERPGASAAEKCSVVLRPYGVFGVIAPFNFPVALSVGMMSAALVAGNTAVFKPSDAAGLTGRLVVEALVDGGLPDGVLNLVQGGRETGELLAKHPRVDGFAFTGSNAVGMTILRRAAASTATRPVLAEMGGKNPAFITATADLNVAALGVARSAFGLSGQKCSAASKAYVDRSIFDDFVGALIGTTNKLVVGDPRRQEVFMGPVINDEAQERLTRAAREADTHGTVLLGGERLEGGLFDGGPYVEPTIVSGLPSGHRINRDELFTPFLSLLPFEDLEEAIADSNRSAFGLTAGVYTQDEQELGLFLNTIEAGVLYANRASGATTGAWPGFQTFCGWKGSGTTGKGGLGSWYVPQFMREQSHTLFGTL; encoded by the coding sequence ATGAACCTGCCGCGCGTTACTTATTCCAACACCGGCGAGGATTTTTCCGGCGTTCATGCTTTCCTCGACGAGATCATTCCGGATGCCGAGGCGCGCCTCTTCGGCAATATTCGGCCTGGACTGATCGGCGGGCTGGATCGTCCAGAGGGCCATGTGGTCACCGCGCGAAGTCCGATCGACTATAGCGTCATCCTCGGCGACTTCCCGCAAGCCGACGGCGCCATCGTGGACGAGGCGGTAGAAGCCGCGCGTTCGGCCTATCCGTCGTGGCGCGCCATGGGCTGGCAACGGCGCATCGCCATCCTTCGATCCGGAGCGGACGTGCTCGAAGAGCGCAAGTGGGACTTGTCGGTCGCGTGCTTGATCGAAGTTGGAAAGTCGCGGCTCGAGGCGGTCGGAGAGGTCGAGGAAGCGATCGATCTAGTACGGCACTATTGCGACGAGATGGAGCGCACGGATGGCTTCCGCGAGGAGCGACCCGGCGCCTCAGCGGCGGAGAAATGCAGCGTTGTGCTTCGGCCCTACGGCGTCTTCGGAGTGATCGCGCCGTTCAACTTCCCCGTCGCCTTGTCGGTCGGAATGATGTCAGCGGCGCTGGTGGCGGGCAACACAGCGGTCTTCAAGCCGAGCGACGCAGCGGGACTGACCGGACGGCTAGTCGTCGAGGCGCTCGTAGATGGTGGACTTCCGGACGGCGTTCTCAACCTCGTCCAAGGCGGCCGTGAGACGGGCGAATTGCTGGCCAAGCATCCGCGGGTCGACGGCTTCGCGTTCACGGGCTCGAATGCGGTCGGCATGACCATCCTGCGCCGTGCGGCGGCGTCAACCGCGACCCGACCGGTCCTCGCGGAGATGGGCGGCAAGAACCCCGCCTTCATCACCGCGACCGCGGATCTCAACGTTGCGGCTCTGGGCGTTGCCCGCTCCGCGTTCGGCTTGTCCGGACAGAAGTGCAGTGCGGCGTCTAAGGCCTATGTCGACCGATCCATCTTCGACGACTTCGTCGGCGCGCTGATCGGTACCACCAACAAGCTTGTCGTGGGCGATCCTCGCCGGCAGGAAGTCTTCATGGGGCCGGTCATCAATGATGAGGCCCAGGAACGGCTGACGCGGGCAGCGCGTGAGGCGGACACGCACGGGACCGTTCTGTTAGGCGGCGAGCGCCTCGAAGGCGGCCTGTTCGACGGCGGGCCCTACGTCGAGCCGACGATCGTTTCCGGACTCCCGAGCGGTCATCGTATCAATCGAGACGAGCTCTTCACCCCCTTCCTGAGCTTGCTGCCTTTCGAAGACCTGGAGGAGGCAATCGCGGACTCGAACCGGAGCGCCTTCGGACTGACCGCGGGTGTCTACACGCAGGACGAGCAGGAACTCGGACTCTTCCTCAACACGATCGAGGCCGGCGTGCTCTATGCCAACCGCGCGAGCGGAGCGACGACGGGCGCCTGGCCCGGCTTCCAGACCTTTTGCGGATGGAAGGGCTCGGGAACGACCGGGAAGGGCGGGCTTGGCAGCTGGTACGTCCCGCAGTTCATGCGCGAGCAGAGCCACACCTTGTTCGGCACACTGTGA
- a CDS encoding CehA/McbA family metallohydrolase has product MRFWLVLVALLGAATAAHAEREPVLKQVDLPHTYYWRELYIPQLTSGPSSLSFTPDGEALVYSMEGSLWRQTIGLGEAVELTHPQGAYDYQPDVSPDGRSVLFSRYDGYGIELWRLDLESGREQQLTTGKAVNVEPRLSPDGKRIAWISTQGTGHFNLFVADVATEGLRNARRLLGERQSKIGRYYYSKFDHVLNPSWTPDGKRILYVTNNEVAWGTGDLWSVAVDDPSDRRKVLSEETSWSARPETSPDGKQVLFASYHGRQWRQLCLTTPEGAAPLPLTFGEFDRSGARWSPDGERVAFISNEGGNTSLAVRDFIGGATTQIVVKTRRYKGTRARLTIDIRDERGRSVPARVSVLGSDGRATAPASAWMHADDGYDRTLQFAETHYFHCPSTCTVEAPAGDAKIWVQRGFRHLPWRQTVKLAPSTEKTVPVSLQLNDLPASFGTWRSADLHVHMNYGGTYRNTPENLAKQAQAEDLNVVYNLIVNKEERVPDIAYFRGDPDPASGPDTLIMHSQEFHTSYWGHLGLLHLSDHVITPDFSAYQHTPLASPYPFNGVVADLAHAQGGLVGYVHPFDWIIDPARETTLSNEFPADVVNGKVDYIEVVGFSDHKSTAAIWYRLLNLGFRLPAGAGTDAMANYASLRGPVGMNRVFLDTGGDLSPAAAKNALKAGRTFASNGPLLGLEVEGRHPGDTIARNGTGKVHYRVALRSPVGVDHLELVQNGRVVKSFKLKGKRQNLDAKGVLQVDNDGWLVLRAWNDGSDPQVLDLYPYATTSPIYFDLPGEHPRNSADAGYFVAWLDRVIANASGRTDFRTARERDTTIEYLRNAREQFASMR; this is encoded by the coding sequence GTGCGCTTTTGGCTCGTTCTTGTCGCATTGCTCGGTGCAGCCACAGCGGCGCACGCTGAGCGCGAGCCGGTCCTGAAGCAGGTCGACCTACCGCACACATATTATTGGCGCGAGCTTTACATCCCGCAGCTCACTAGTGGACCATCGAGCCTGAGCTTCACGCCGGACGGCGAGGCGCTGGTCTACAGCATGGAAGGATCGCTTTGGCGGCAGACGATCGGCTTGGGCGAGGCGGTCGAGCTGACTCACCCGCAGGGTGCGTACGATTACCAGCCCGATGTTTCGCCTGACGGGCGGAGCGTCCTTTTCAGCCGGTACGACGGATACGGGATCGAGCTTTGGCGCTTGGATCTGGAAAGTGGCCGGGAGCAACAGCTTACGACCGGCAAGGCCGTCAACGTCGAGCCGCGTTTGTCACCTGACGGCAAGCGCATCGCGTGGATCTCGACGCAAGGCACCGGGCACTTTAACCTGTTTGTTGCCGACGTCGCGACGGAAGGCTTGCGCAACGCCCGCCGCCTGCTCGGCGAGCGCCAGAGCAAGATCGGCCGCTACTATTATTCGAAATTCGATCACGTGCTGAACCCGTCGTGGACTCCCGACGGGAAGCGCATCCTTTACGTGACGAACAACGAGGTCGCCTGGGGCACGGGAGACCTCTGGTCGGTTGCCGTCGATGACCCGAGCGATCGCCGGAAAGTTCTAAGCGAGGAGACGAGCTGGAGCGCGCGCCCGGAGACGTCGCCGGACGGGAAGCAGGTCCTGTTCGCGAGCTATCATGGGCGGCAATGGCGCCAGCTCTGCCTAACGACGCCGGAAGGCGCCGCGCCACTTCCGCTGACGTTCGGTGAGTTCGATCGTTCCGGGGCGCGATGGTCGCCGGATGGCGAGCGCGTGGCCTTCATCAGCAACGAGGGCGGCAATACGAGCCTCGCCGTTCGTGACTTCATCGGCGGTGCGACGACACAGATCGTCGTCAAGACCCGGCGGTACAAGGGCACTCGCGCAAGGCTGACGATCGACATTCGCGACGAGCGCGGCCGCAGCGTGCCGGCAAGAGTTTCAGTTCTCGGCAGCGATGGGAGGGCGACGGCGCCTGCGTCCGCGTGGATGCATGCGGACGATGGATACGACCGGACGCTCCAATTTGCCGAGACTCACTACTTCCACTGCCCGTCTACGTGTACAGTCGAAGCGCCCGCCGGCGACGCGAAAATCTGGGTGCAGCGAGGCTTTCGCCACTTGCCCTGGCGGCAGACCGTGAAGCTGGCCCCGAGCACGGAAAAAACCGTGCCCGTCAGCCTGCAGCTCAACGATCTGCCGGCTTCGTTCGGGACCTGGCGGAGCGCCGACCTGCACGTCCACATGAACTACGGCGGGACGTACCGGAACACGCCGGAGAACCTGGCGAAGCAGGCGCAGGCCGAGGACCTCAACGTCGTCTACAATCTGATCGTCAATAAGGAGGAACGGGTTCCCGACATCGCTTACTTCCGCGGCGATCCCGACCCGGCGAGCGGGCCCGACACGCTGATCATGCACTCGCAGGAATTCCACACGAGCTATTGGGGGCACCTGGGGCTCCTGCACCTGTCCGATCATGTGATTACGCCGGACTTCTCGGCATACCAGCACACGCCGCTGGCGAGCCCTTATCCCTTTAATGGCGTGGTCGCCGACCTCGCGCATGCCCAAGGCGGGCTGGTGGGCTATGTACATCCATTCGACTGGATCATCGATCCAGCCAGGGAAACGACGCTTTCGAACGAGTTTCCGGCCGACGTCGTGAACGGAAAGGTCGACTATATCGAGGTCGTCGGCTTCTCCGATCACAAGTCGACCGCGGCCATCTGGTACCGGCTGCTGAACCTCGGCTTCCGCCTGCCCGCAGGAGCAGGGACGGATGCGATGGCGAACTATGCTTCGTTGCGCGGGCCCGTGGGGATGAACCGCGTCTTCCTCGACACCGGCGGAGACCTTAGCCCGGCCGCGGCCAAGAACGCGCTGAAGGCAGGGCGAACCTTCGCTAGCAATGGCCCGCTGCTCGGGTTGGAAGTGGAGGGCAGGCATCCGGGCGATACCATCGCGCGGAACGGCACAGGCAAGGTTCACTACCGCGTGGCACTGCGTTCACCCGTCGGCGTCGACCATCTTGAGCTTGTGCAGAACGGTCGCGTCGTGAAGTCCTTCAAGCTGAAGGGGAAACGGCAAAACCTCGACGCGAAAGGCGTTCTCCAGGTCGATAACGACGGCTGGCTGGTGCTCCGCGCATGGAATGACGGATCGGATCCGCAGGTCCTGGATCTCTATCCCTACGCTACGACGAGCCCGATCTATTTCGACCTTCCGGGAGAGCATCCCCGCAACTCCGCCGACGCTGGTTATTTCGTTGCATGGCTGGACCGCGTTATCGCCAATGCAAGCGGCCGCACCGACTTCAGGACCGCGCGCGAGCGCGACACGACGATTGAGTACCTGCGGAATGCGCGCGAGCAGTTCGCAAGCATGCGCTGA
- a CDS encoding FAD-dependent oxidoreductase has protein sequence MTRDPRYDILFEPVRIGPVTARNRFYQVPHCTGIGWTQPETLARLRGIKAEGGWAVVATEETEIHPTGDCEPFHEGRLWDDRDIPAMAIMADAVHEYGALAAIEIMHHGGSAANWGTRLAPMAPSHRPIIYYSPVQARRMDKQDIRDLRKWHRDAAIRSKKAGFDIVYVYATHDLSIAQQFLERRKNDRIDEYGGSLENRARLLRELIEDTKEAVGDKCAVAVRIAADELIGDIGLTHDGEARDVIAMLAELPDLWDVNISNWPNDSQTSRFAKEGFQEQYTSFVKSLTTKPVVGVGRFTSPDTMVSQIRRGILDFIGAARPSIADPFLPKKIEEGRVDEIRECIGCNMCVSSDYTSTNLRCTQNPTMGEEWRRGWHPEIIPPKKSEGSVLVVGAGPAGLEAALAAARRGFEVHLAEAGSDLGGRVTRESRLPGLSEWARVRDWRVGQLERMANVSIYRDSTLEAEHVLEFGARHVALATGSTWRRDGIGRDSGFEVPGFDLQNVFTPDDLMSERVPSAGPVIIWDDDHYYMGGVLAERCRAAGLDVTIVTPAAMVSAWTVNTLEAVPIAKRIARLGIDVVTYASVVSFDGAKVVLVSGLTGEASELLCASLVTLTARLPVEALYLDLEGTRDRWTDAGIASLTRIGDCWAPSTIQQAVYTGHKWARGLDEEPELLIPRELPRIESGRLKVDL, from the coding sequence ATGACTCGCGATCCACGCTACGACATCCTGTTCGAACCCGTCCGCATCGGTCCGGTCACGGCGCGCAACCGCTTCTACCAGGTCCCCCACTGCACCGGCATCGGATGGACGCAGCCGGAGACCCTCGCGCGCCTGCGCGGGATCAAGGCGGAGGGCGGCTGGGCCGTCGTCGCGACCGAGGAAACGGAGATTCATCCGACCGGCGACTGCGAGCCGTTCCACGAGGGGCGCCTGTGGGACGACCGCGACATTCCGGCGATGGCGATCATGGCCGACGCCGTGCACGAATATGGAGCGCTCGCGGCGATCGAGATCATGCACCACGGCGGCTCGGCGGCGAATTGGGGAACCCGACTCGCGCCCATGGCGCCTTCGCACCGCCCGATCATCTATTACTCGCCGGTCCAGGCTCGGCGGATGGACAAGCAGGACATTCGCGACCTGCGCAAATGGCACCGCGACGCGGCGATCCGGTCGAAGAAGGCGGGCTTCGACATCGTCTACGTTTATGCGACGCACGATCTGTCGATCGCGCAGCAGTTTCTCGAGCGGCGCAAGAACGATCGCATCGACGAATATGGCGGCAGCCTGGAGAACAGGGCGCGACTGCTGCGAGAGCTGATCGAGGATACGAAGGAGGCCGTGGGCGACAAATGCGCCGTCGCCGTTCGCATCGCCGCAGATGAGCTGATCGGCGACATCGGTCTGACCCACGATGGCGAGGCGCGCGACGTGATCGCCATGCTCGCCGAGTTGCCCGATCTGTGGGACGTCAACATCTCGAACTGGCCTAACGACAGCCAGACGTCCCGCTTCGCCAAGGAGGGCTTCCAGGAGCAGTACACGAGCTTCGTGAAGTCGCTGACGACCAAGCCCGTGGTCGGCGTAGGCCGCTTCACTTCGCCAGACACCATGGTCTCGCAGATCAGGCGCGGCATTCTCGACTTCATTGGCGCCGCGCGGCCCTCGATCGCCGATCCTTTCCTTCCGAAGAAGATCGAGGAAGGGCGGGTCGACGAGATCCGCGAATGCATCGGCTGCAACATGTGCGTGTCGAGCGACTACACGTCGACCAACCTGCGCTGCACGCAGAACCCGACGATGGGCGAGGAGTGGCGAAGGGGCTGGCACCCGGAGATCATCCCGCCGAAAAAGTCCGAGGGTTCGGTGCTGGTCGTGGGCGCGGGTCCTGCCGGGCTGGAAGCAGCGCTCGCCGCCGCCCGGCGCGGATTCGAGGTGCACCTCGCCGAGGCGGGTTCCGACCTCGGCGGTCGGGTCACGCGCGAGAGCCGCTTGCCGGGCCTTTCGGAGTGGGCGCGTGTGCGCGACTGGCGCGTGGGTCAGCTCGAGCGGATGGCCAATGTCTCGATCTATCGCGACAGCACGCTGGAGGCCGAACATGTGCTGGAATTCGGAGCGCGGCATGTCGCTCTTGCGACGGGCTCCACGTGGCGGCGCGACGGCATAGGCCGGGATTCAGGCTTCGAAGTGCCGGGCTTCGACCTTCAGAATGTCTTCACGCCCGACGACCTGATGAGCGAGCGCGTTCCGTCGGCTGGCCCCGTCATCATCTGGGACGACGATCATTATTACATGGGCGGCGTGCTTGCTGAGCGCTGCCGGGCCGCGGGTTTGGACGTGACGATCGTCACGCCCGCCGCGATGGTCTCAGCCTGGACGGTGAACACCCTGGAGGCCGTGCCGATCGCGAAACGGATCGCGCGCCTCGGGATCGATGTCGTGACGTACGCGAGCGTGGTCAGCTTCGATGGCGCGAAAGTCGTGCTCGTGAGCGGCCTGACCGGTGAGGCGAGCGAGTTGCTGTGTGCGTCGTTGGTCACGCTCACGGCGCGGCTGCCCGTTGAGGCACTGTACCTCGACCTCGAAGGCACCCGCGACCGGTGGACCGATGCCGGCATCGCCTCGCTCACGCGCATCGGCGATTGCTGGGCGCCGAGCACGATCCAGCAGGCCGTCTATACGGGGCATAAGTGGGCCAGGGGCCTCGACGAGGAGCCCGAGCTTCTCATTCCTCGCGAGCTGCCGAGGATCGAGTCCGGACGCCTGAAAGTCGATCTATGA